GTGTTGCGCACCCAGGTCTCGCGCACCGGGTCCCACACCAGGTTATACGCCCAGGGCGGCGGGCTGTCCTGGATCCACTGCAGCATCTCCGTCTGATCCGCCAGGAAAGAGCTGGTGAGGAGATAGAGGTCCCGCACGCCGGCCGGCATGCGCCTCGCTTGGATATCGGGCAGCACCAGCTCCGTATAGGCCCACGGCTGGGTCCAGAACTGCTGCACGTACCAGAACTCGCTGAAGGGCACCGGATCTTCGGTGTTCGGGTTCGGCACCTCGCCGTACAGCTCCTTCAGCTCGCCCAGGTACTGCCAATTGACATCCTCCGCCACGTAGAACAGGAACATCTCCCGCGGGTCGCCGTAGGGCACGTTGGGGTTGATGCCGTAGTACGGGAAGGGGCCGTTGTGCTGGAGGATGGGCGGCACCGGGCCCACCAGCCGGCCGACATAGTCAATGAACGGCTCCACCATATCGGGTGTCGTGCCGGTCGTCGGCGGGACCGTCTCATCGGAGAAGCGGGTGATGGTCTGGATGTCGGTGAAGATAAAATGCTCGTAGTTATACGGCGGCATCACCGACAGCCAATCTAACGGCCCGTAATCCTGCAGTTCAATGGAATGCTGAGCGATGTAGACCGGCACTTTCGGCACGGGAGTGCGGATGGTGATGAAACGGAAGCCCTCGGTCCCTATCGTGCCGATCGCCGTCACGTTGTACTCATGACCATCCACGTAGAAGCGTTTGAGGAACCAGGGGTCGCCCGGCTGCAAGTCGGCGGAGAACGGCGCGCTTTCCATGGCGCTGTACGGCGCGCCCAGGCCGCGGCCGATGCGCACGGTCGCGGCGTTGTCGCGGGCATCCACCGCCACCAACTGGACAAAGAAGGGGCTGACCGGCACGGCCGCTACCCCATCACCGCCGTTGGGCGCCGGCGTCTCAGAACCGTGGCGATCGATGAAGCGCACCGCGCCGTTGGGGATGGTATGGGCATGCGCCGGATCATCCGGGATGCGGTCGCCCACATAGCGCACCAGCACCACCGCATCGCTGTCGCCCACCGCCTGGAGGGTCACCAGATAATCCAGGAACTGGACGGATTCGCCGAGACCCAGCCGGACCGGGTTCAGGCTCAGCACGACCAGCTCGTCGCCGCTCAGCGGGGCCCCGTCCGTGCTCAGATTATCCAGCGCCTCGTCGCCGTCGAAGTCCAGCCAGGTCCCCGCCGGCAGGCCCAGCTTGGTAGCCAGGGTGGCCTCGCTGTCGATGTTGACGATATCGCCGGCGCCGTCGAAGTTGGCATCCAGGCTGGTCAGACCGTAACCGAAGCGGGCGTTGCCGGACGTGGTGTCCACGTTACCGCTACCGTCAAAGAGGTCGCCGGCGCGCATGGCCATCGGGAAAACAAAGGAGGTGCTGCCGGCATTCCCCACCGCCGGCAACGGCAGACGGCTGGGCGATGCCCCAGGAGTATAGCCGATGTCGGTGAGCTGATACGTGAACTCCTGCATCAGCGCCGGATAGACGATATCCACCGTCTCGCTGATGCTCCCATCGGCGTTCAGGTCCTTGTCCAGATGGCGGGGCTCGTACCACATGCGGAAGTAGACCTTCTCCGACCCATTGATGCCGCTGATGTAGATGTCCTGGTAGAGCCGCTGGTTCTCATCCGGGGTGTATTCCTCATGCATCCAGATGGGATCCCACGTGATGAAATCCTTGCGCGGCGCCTGCGGCCCTTGCGGGTCGAAGATGGAGCCCAAGTCCGTGTAGGGGGGATCTTCCGGGGCAAGGGAGGTGATGGGATCGACGGCGAGAGCATTGCCGGCGCCCTCGTTGTCCCGCCCATAGACCCGCAGGGTGTTATACTCCCCCGCGCCAAGCTGTGAAGCCCCCACATCCTGTCCGGCACCTGCCTGGGGCGAGCTGGCGGAGGCCGGCGCAACCATGACGTTCGGGAGAAGGAATCCCACCACCATGACGACGATCATTGCGGCGCACAGCGCCTGCCAGGGGAATGTCCTACGCATAGCATCCTCCTTTATTCTTGAGCCTGCCACTCGATGTGTAGGCAATGACCACCAGCCGGACTCGTACCTGCGCGGGAACCTTCACGTATACATAATATCACACGTGCTATCCTGTGTCAATACAAATTACATAACTGGGGAAATCTTAACGTAAAAGTATACGTCAGCATATTGCCCTGTTGATCCAATCGGTCTTCATCCGACCTATCCAGATGCCAGAGCAACCGCGATGGCAAAGAGGTGCTCTTCGGGGCCGGCCCACCCCAGGCCGACACAGCATCCGCACGCGATCCGGCGCGCTGGGGCGATATGGCACGCGCTCGTACATTAAGACGCAGGAGGGACGCCGGCGGTACGGAACCGCTCTCCCTGCCGGCAAACATATCGCTTACATTATACCATAACTTATCGGTTTTGCACGCCCAATTTGGGCCAGGTAGTATATCCGATCCCGAAATTCTTACGGGGCCGCCACACGGTAGGCGACGGTGAGGCGCGGACGCACAGAAGGATTAGGGGCTTCGGAGGAGGCGAACTGATACTCCACCCAATCGCTGGAAGAAGGCGTGCGAAGCAGGACGCCGGCGTTGCTCTCGGGATACTGCACCCAATCCTGCACGAAAAGGGTCACATCCCACACATACCACCAGCCGGCACGCGTGGCCAGCACCGTCGCAAGAGGGCTTGGCTCGCGATCCACGACGCCGTTACAGCCGGCCTCCTGCCACGCCTGCCCCACATCCGCCCACAGCCAACTGGCGTTCCCCTCAGACCAGGGCCGCTTGACACGATACACTGCCACAGAGAGGGGCGCCTCGGCAGTGCGCCCTTCCGCATACAGCTCTAACCGCGCTTCGGCCACATATGCCCGTTTGGGAATGGAGGAAAGGTCAAACATCAGCAGGGCACTGCGCACATCGTAGGCATGCACCCGCAGGGTTCCATCCCCACCGAAGTTGCTGTACGGGGACCAGGCATCCAGCGTGGTATCCCGCGTGCCGGCATACCCCCCGCTCCCCTCCTGAAACACCACCACCGTCAGCGGCCCGCTCAGCGGCGGTAGTTTGGTCACCAGGGGCAGAAACACCTTCCTCCCGTTGGGGAAAGGAGTCGGCCGAGGGGTGGATGTAGCGGTCGGCGTTGGGGTAGCGGTGGCCGGCGGGCCGGCAATCGTCAGGTCCAGCCAGCTGGTCGCGGCGCTGTGCCACACGCCTGTCTGCTGGGCCTGCCGGCGCTCCCCCAGCACATCCACCCAGAAATACACCGTCTCGCCATCCTGCGCGCCGTCCTTGGCCGGCGTATCCGGGTCATCGCCGTTCACCGCAATAGCATATACGGACTGCCCGTCCTGCATCTGCACGACGGCATGTCCGCATTCCACCGGGGTGGTGCCGTTATACACGAAGGCAGTAATCGGAGAGCCGGCGGGCACGTTCCCCCCATCCATGAGGACGCTCCCCCAGAAAACCGCCGGCTGAGGGGGAATGGCGTGCGCCGGCGCCTGGAACGCCCCGGACAACAGATACAACACGGCGGTACAAACCAACACGGCAGTAATGCCCATCCACGTCCAACGAGGCTTCATCGCAAATTCTGCGCTCCCTTATCGAAGGATAACTGCCAACCTTATTGGGTAAGACGTGCAGGGAGCAGAATGGGATACGGAAGCCATTTTGTCAAATTTGCAGGGCTCTCACAGCCGGCACCTTGCCGGGAAGGCCATATACAGCATGGCCATTCCCTGCATCCCTGGTATAATTAGGTGGGACATGCCGGCCATTTCTTCTCGGAGGCAACCGGTGCAGAAGTTCTTGATCACCGCAGGCATCATCATGCTCTTGTTCGCCGGCACCACCGGTCCCGTGCAGGCCGGCCCCGGCGATGAACCGATCCCCATCTATGCCATCCAATTCACGACTGCCCTCGACGGCGCCTCGCCCCTGGCCGGCCAGACCGTCACCACCAGCGGCATCGTCACCGCCGTGTACCGCCAGGGCTACGTCATCGCCGAGCCGGCCGGCGGCCCCTGGAGCGGCATCTATGTCTACGACCCGGAGCACCTCCCCACCCCCGGCGATGCACTGCGCCTGCGCGCCCGGGTCGAGGAATATTACGGCCTGACCGAACTGGTAGATATCCAGGAATACGTCCTGCTGGCAGACGGGCGCCCTCTGCCGCCGGCCCTGCGGATCCCCTGTGCGGAAATGGCCGCCGAGGCCTACGAAGGGGTGTTGGTGGACCTTGGCCCGGTCTCTGTCCGCTCCGCTGTGCTGGGCTTCGGCGACTGGGAGGTCTCCGACGGCGCCGGCACGGCCGTGGTTGGAAATCGGGCAGACCTATGGTACCTGCCCCACGCCGGCGACATGCTGTCGTTCCTTCGCGGCGTGGTCTTCTTCTCCTACGATGCCTTCAAGCTCGAGCCGCGCGGCGATGAGGATATCGGACTGCCCCCGCCGGCCCCCTTTGCCCTGCACGGCACGGTCATGACACCGGAAACCGTGCTGCCCAATGCCTATGTGGTTGTGCAGGGGCAGTATATCTCCGATGTCACGACCGTCCGCCCGGCCGGCATGCCGGTCGTGGAGGCCGGCGGCCTCATCCTGCCCGGCCTGGTCAACGCCCACGACCACCCACCCTACAACATATTCCCGGAGCTTTCCTTTGGCCAGACTTTTCCCAACCGCTATGCATGGCAAAGCCATCCCGCATACCGCGCCTTTCGAGAGCGCTTCTCCGCCCTGCAGGCCGGCGGCCTGATCTGCGAGATGTGGAAATATGCCGAGGTGCGCGCGCTCCTCGCCGGCAATACTACACAACAGGGCGCCTACCCCACCACCTATTGGTCCTGCTACGCCCATCCGCGCATCCTGGTGCGCAACCCCGAGCGCATGAACCCCGCCCTGCGCACCGAGGTTTTCCCCATGGAGCTGAACGAAGGCGCCCGCGAGACCATTCGCCGGCGCGTGGCCAGCGGCGCATACCGCCGGGTCATCATCCATCTCAGCGAGGGCACCGACGCGGGCTCCCTGGCGGAGTTCACCACCTGGCAGGGCTGGGGGCTCCTGCCGGCCAGCGTCATCATCCACGGCATCCCCTACGGCCCCGCCGAGTTCCAGGCGATGCTGTCCGCCGGCGCTTCCCTGGTCTGGTCGCCGCGCAGTAACCTGCGCCTGTATGGCGCCACCCTGGACCCGCGGCCGGCGCTGGCCCTTGGACTCCCCGTTTCCCTGGCGCCCGACTGGACACCCACCGGCTCCTACGACATCCTGCGGGAGTTGGCGTTCGCCAGGGGCTGGAGCCGGGAACAGTGGGACAGGGAAATCCCCTCCGAGACACTGGTGAATATGGTGACCACCTATCCCGCGGCGCAGTTGGGGCTGGAAACCCGGCTGGGGAGCGTTGCCCCGGGCTTTTTGGCGGACCTGGTGGTCCTCGCCGGCGGCGCCGGCGACTCCTATGAAACGGTCGTTTCAGCCCGGGCACAGGATGTGCGGCTGGTCATTATCGGCGGAGAGGCTGTCTATGGGCTGGAGGGCTTGATGACCGCTGTGCACGGCACCGCCGCCGGCGAGCCGATCACCGTGTGCGGGGAGCGCCGGCGCATCCGGGTCGCCGTCGACGCGCCAACCGTCCCCAAAAGCGGACAGACCCTGGCGGACATCACCGCCCTGCTGTCTCAGGCGGAGCCGGGCCTCCTGCCTCTGGACCCCTGTCAGGCCTATCGGGCCTGGCTGCCGGCCGCCGCCCGCGGAAGCCCTTAGGCCTGCGCCGCGCGTTCCCGCATCACCCGCTTCGGCTCCGGCAGTTGACCGCTCAACAGCAGGGCCGCCAGGATGAAGCCCAGGGTCACCCCGAACAGCACCCCATAGGAGGAAACCTGCAGGATCCATCCTCCGAGGATGGAGACCAGGGAGACCGGGCCGGCCAGCGTGTTGGAAAGCCCGATGTACAAGGGGCGCTGTGCCGGCGGCGCATAGTCGATAATGAAATTCATATGCCCGATGAAGAAACCGGCGGTGCTGGAGGCACTGATGCCCAGGAAGAAGAACAACAGCACGAAAAGGGCTTGTAGGAGGAGGCCGGTATGGCGCAGGAGCGGGGCCAACAGTGCCGCCACCAGGATGCCGGCGCTGATGAGCAAGACCACCCGGATAATCAGCCGACTGCCACGGCGGTCATAGACATAGCCCAGGACCAGACTGCCGACCGCCGAGCCGACCACCTGGGCCGAGAGAAAGGCGCCGGTCAGGCTGGCCGGCAGGCCCAGCTCGCGCGTGGCGTACAGCACGAAAAAGGGCAGGG
This DNA window, taken from Anaerolineae bacterium, encodes the following:
- a CDS encoding amidohydrolase family protein yields the protein MQKFLITAGIIMLLFAGTTGPVQAGPGDEPIPIYAIQFTTALDGASPLAGQTVTTSGIVTAVYRQGYVIAEPAGGPWSGIYVYDPEHLPTPGDALRLRARVEEYYGLTELVDIQEYVLLADGRPLPPALRIPCAEMAAEAYEGVLVDLGPVSVRSAVLGFGDWEVSDGAGTAVVGNRADLWYLPHAGDMLSFLRGVVFFSYDAFKLEPRGDEDIGLPPPAPFALHGTVMTPETVLPNAYVVVQGQYISDVTTVRPAGMPVVEAGGLILPGLVNAHDHPPYNIFPELSFGQTFPNRYAWQSHPAYRAFRERFSALQAGGLICEMWKYAEVRALLAGNTTQQGAYPTTYWSCYAHPRILVRNPERMNPALRTEVFPMELNEGARETIRRRVASGAYRRVIIHLSEGTDAGSLAEFTTWQGWGLLPASVIIHGIPYGPAEFQAMLSAGASLVWSPRSNLRLYGATLDPRPALALGLPVSLAPDWTPTGSYDILRELAFARGWSREQWDREIPSETLVNMVTTYPAAQLGLETRLGSVAPGFLADLVVLAGGAGDSYETVVSARAQDVRLVIIGGEAVYGLEGLMTAVHGTAAGEPITVCGERRRIRVAVDAPTVPKSGQTLADITALLSQAEPGLLPLDPCQAYRAWLPAAARGSP
- a CDS encoding DNRLRE domain-containing protein — encoded protein: MKPRWTWMGITAVLVCTAVLYLLSGAFQAPAHAIPPQPAVFWGSVLMDGGNVPAGSPITAFVYNGTTPVECGHAVVQMQDGQSVYAIAVNGDDPDTPAKDGAQDGETVYFWVDVLGERRQAQQTGVWHSAATSWLDLTIAGPPATATPTPTATSTPRPTPFPNGRKVFLPLVTKLPPLSGPLTVVVFQEGSGGYAGTRDTTLDAWSPYSNFGGDGTLRVHAYDVRSALLMFDLSSIPKRAYVAEARLELYAEGRTAEAPLSVAVYRVKRPWSEGNASWLWADVGQAWQEAGCNGVVDREPSPLATVLATRAGWWYVWDVTLFVQDWVQYPESNAGVLLRTPSSSDWVEYQFASSEAPNPSVRPRLTVAYRVAAP